From a region of the Acinetobacter larvae genome:
- the epmB gene encoding EF-P beta-lysylation protein EpmB: MTNYLFQEQNWQTQLSQLVTDPYQLLELLQLSPSSLNSTALLAAQQFKLRVPRAFVEKMQIANPLDPLLLQVLPHHLEMQEHPDFVSDPLGEEAANQLPGVLHKYRSRFLLTLTGACAVHCRYCFRRHFPYQENLPKQDDWPDIRDYLLAHPEINEVILSGGDPLTLSDRKLGLWIDRLDSLKQIKVLRIHSRVPVVIPNRIDEHFCALLKNRGLKIILVIHSNHAAELDDYTCQQLQRLTAQGIWIFNQAVLLKGINDNANILAELSQRLMAANVIPYYLHVLDKVKGAQHFDTDPQHVENIYSELLSLLPGYLVPKLVREIAGEPNKTPLYGASP, from the coding sequence ATGACAAACTATTTATTTCAAGAGCAAAACTGGCAAACGCAACTCAGTCAATTGGTCACCGACCCGTATCAATTACTTGAATTACTGCAACTCTCTCCTTCCTCACTCAACTCAACAGCATTATTGGCGGCACAGCAGTTTAAATTGCGTGTACCACGTGCTTTTGTTGAAAAAATGCAAATAGCAAACCCCTTGGATCCTTTGTTATTACAGGTCTTACCGCATCATTTAGAAATGCAGGAACACCCTGATTTCGTCAGTGATCCTTTGGGAGAAGAAGCCGCCAATCAACTGCCAGGTGTACTTCATAAATATCGTTCACGCTTTTTACTGACCCTAACCGGTGCCTGTGCGGTACACTGTCGTTACTGTTTTCGACGACATTTTCCCTACCAAGAAAATCTCCCAAAACAAGATGATTGGCCTGATATACGCGATTATCTCTTGGCACACCCAGAGATTAATGAAGTGATTTTAAGTGGCGGTGACCCCTTAACATTATCTGACCGTAAACTCGGTCTATGGATTGATCGCCTAGACAGCTTAAAACAAATTAAAGTATTACGTATTCATTCACGCGTTCCGGTGGTTATTCCCAACCGTATAGATGAACATTTTTGCGCCTTATTAAAAAATCGTGGGCTAAAAATTATTCTAGTGATACACTCCAATCATGCTGCAGAACTTGATGATTATACCTGTCAGCAATTACAACGTTTAACTGCACAAGGCATTTGGATATTCAATCAAGCGGTATTACTCAAAGGGATTAATGACAATGCCAATATTCTCGCTGAACTCAGTCAACGCTTAATGGCAGCCAATGTGATCCCATACTATTTACATGTCTTGGATAAAGTAAAAGGTGCACAACACTTCGATACCGATCCGCAGCATGTAGAAAATATTTATAGTGAGCTACTCAGCTTATTACCAGGTTACTTGGTACCAAAATTGGTCAGAGAAATTGCTGGTGAACCCAATAAAACACCATTATATGGTGCCAGTCCTTAG